ATTCTTTCAAGGACAAAAAAATCGTGACGGTGATGTTTATTTGTGTACACTGCCCCTATGTCAGAGCCTGGGAGCCCCGCTTTTTACAGATTCAAAAGGATTATGCCGATAAAGGTGTAACCCTGGTCGGTATTACTTCCAACGATCCGGTTAAGTTTCCCGAAGACAGCTTTGAAAACACGGCAAAATGGGCCAAGGAAAAGGGATACAACTTCCCTTATTTGTACGACGAGGATCAATCGGTTGCCAGAGCTTACGGTGCAGAACGGACTCCTGAAGTTTTTGTTTTCGATGAAAAGAGAATTTTGCGCTATCATGGCCGGATTGACGACAATCATGAAGATCCCACCAAGGTTACGTCTCATTATCTCCGGGATGCTTTAGATGCCATATTGGCAGGAAAACCGGTTCCCATCGCCGAGACACAACCAGCCGGATGTACCATTAAATGGAAGTAAACCCA
This window of the Candidatus Limnocylindrales bacterium genome carries:
- a CDS encoding thioredoxin family protein is translated as MALKIGDKAPDFKLLGVDHKTYSLDSFKDKKIVTVMFICVHCPYVRAWEPRFLQIQKDYADKGVTLVGITSNDPVKFPEDSFENTAKWAKEKGYNFPYLYDEDQSVARAYGAERTPEVFVFDEKRILRYHGRIDDNHEDPTKVTSHYLRDALDAILAGKPVPIAETQPAGCTIKWK